A stretch of the Arvicola amphibius chromosome 8, mArvAmp1.2, whole genome shotgun sequence genome encodes the following:
- the LOC119821686 gene encoding trace amine-associated receptor 7a-like → MFTERKEKILTAEICSASASGKCIVFSWLLLIIYSFSLLYTGANEAGLKDLVTVLTCVRGCQIAVNQSWVFINFLLFFIPTLVMTTVYSKIFLIAQQQAQKIERISDQTAKASDSHKNRVARRERKAAKTLGIAVAAFLLSWLPYFIDSIIDAFLGFITPTYVYEILVWIAYYNSAMNPLIYAFFYPWFRKAIKLIVTGRILRENSATDLFLK, encoded by the coding sequence AtgttcacagaaagaaaagaaaagatcctGACGGCTGAAATCtgttctgcatctgcttctggcaaGTGCATCGTCTTCTCCTGGCTCCTGCTCATCATCTATAGCTTTTCCCTCCTTTACACAGGAGCAAATGAAGCTGGGCTGAAGGATCTAGTGACTGTCCTCACCTGTGTGAGAGGCTGTCAAATCGCAGTCAATCAGAGCTGGGTCTTCatcaattttctattattttttatccCCACACTCGTAATGACAACTGTCTACTCTAAGATCTTCCTCATTGCTCAACAGCAGGCTCAGAAGATTGAGAGGATTAGCGACCAGACTGCCAAGGCATCAGACAGCCACAAGAACAGAGTGgccaggagggagaggaaagcagcCAAAACCCTGGGGATCGCAGTGGCAGCCTTTCTTCTGTCTTGGCTGCCATACTTCATTGACTCCATTATTGATGCCTTCCTAGGGTTCATCACTCCCACGTATGTGTATGAAATCCTAGTCTGGATTGCTTACTACAACTCAGCCATGAACCCTttgatttatgctttcttttatccttggTTTCGAAAAGCTATCAAACTGATTGTCACTGGCAGAATCTTGAGGGAGAACTCTGCCACTGACTTGTTTCTTAAGTAG
- the LOC119821153 gene encoding trace amine-associated receptor 7a-like encodes MATDDDSFDWDQVRIMSEAPVLSTSTLLCYENLNGSCIRNPYSPGPRLILYAVFGFGAVLAVCGNLLVMMSILHFRQLHSPANFLIASLACADFLVGLTVMPFSTVRSVESCWYFGDTYCKFHSCFEGSFCYSSIFHLCFISVDRYIAVSDPLTYPTRFTASVSGKCITFSWLLSITYSFSLLYTGANEAGLEDLVTALTCVGGCQIAVNQSWVFINFLLFFIPTLVMITVYSKIFLIAKQQAQKIERMSNQTVKASDSYKDRVARRERKAAKTLGIAVAAFLLSWLPYFIDSIIDAFLGFITPTYVYEILVWIAYYNSAMNPLIYAFFYPWFRKAIKLIVTGRILRENSSATNLFPE; translated from the coding sequence ATGGCTACAGATGATGACAGTTTTGACTGGGATCAAGTCAGAATCATGAGTGAAGCTCCAGTCCTTTCCACATCCACCCTGCTATGCTATGAGAACCTGAACGGATCCTGCATCAGGAACCCATACTCCCCAGGCCCTCGCCTCATCCTCTATGCAGTCTTTGGCTTTGGGGCTGTGCTGGCTGTGTGTGGAAACCTCCTGGTGATGATGTCAATTCTCCATTTCAGGCAGCTGCACTCCCCTGCCAACTTTCTGATAGCATCACTGGCCTGTGCCGACTTCTTGGTGGGATTGACCGTGATGCCCTTCAGCACGGTGAGGTCTGTAGAGAGCTGCTGGTACTTTGGGGACACTTACTGTAAATTTCATTCTTGTTTTGAAGGATCATTCTGCTATTCTTCCATCTTCCACTTGTGCTTCATCTCTGTGGATAGATATATTGCTGTTAGTGACCCCCTCACCTACCCCACCAGGTTCACGGCTTCTGTTTCTGGCAAGTGCATCACCTTCTCCTGGCTCCTGTCTATCACCTATAGCTTTTCCCTCCTTTACACAGGGGCAAATGAAGCTGGACTGGAGGATCTAGTGACTGCCCTCACCTGTGTGGGAGGCTGTCAAATTGCAGTGAATCAGAGCTGGGTCTTCatcaattttctattattttttattcccaCACTGGTAATGATAACTGTCTACTCTAAGATCTTCCTCATTGCTAAACAGCAGGCTCAGAAGATTGAGAGGATGAGCAACCAGACTGTCAAGGCATCAGACAGCTACAAGGACAGAGTGgccaggagggagaggaaagcagcCAAAACCCTGGGGATCGCAGTGGCAGCCTTTCTCCTGTCTTGGCTGCCATACTTCATTGACTCCATCATTGACGCCTTCCTAGGGTTCATCACTCCCACGTATGTGTATGAAATCCTAGTCTGGATCGCTTACTACAACTCAGCCATGAACCCTttgatttatgctttcttttatccttggTTTCGAAAAGCCATCAAACTGATTGTCACTGGCAGAATCTTGAGGGAGAACTCCTCTGCCACCAACTTATTTCCTGAGTAG